The Natrinema salaciae genome includes a window with the following:
- a CDS encoding helix-turn-helix transcriptional regulator, with amino-acid sequence MSDRTGDAIETLEYVLRSPSRVRVLETLREEGAVSKEVLKAEVDVVRTTLQRTLTGLAERGLIRERERRYELTSAGTLATAGVETALERVGAAVRLRPVLEQLPGEALEFDLTRLDDATVVESTTVNPYAPVEHHAASLADADRARLLLPTISAKPIETARDAIESGAVFELIVTESVAETLRTGSPTAEAFAPVTATDAITVSVTDDVVPFYLGIVDAAVQIGVTDDSGLPTALLESTDAALRTWAIDRFDAFDRRSTAVEFGR; translated from the coding sequence AGACGTTACGAGAGGAGGGGGCCGTCTCGAAGGAGGTGTTAAAGGCAGAGGTGGACGTCGTGCGAACGACGCTGCAACGGACCCTGACGGGACTGGCGGAACGGGGGCTGATCCGCGAGCGCGAGCGGCGATACGAACTCACGTCGGCCGGCACCCTCGCGACGGCGGGCGTCGAAACGGCGCTGGAACGGGTCGGCGCGGCGGTTCGTTTGCGACCGGTGCTCGAGCAACTGCCGGGGGAGGCGCTCGAGTTCGATCTGACGAGGCTGGACGACGCGACGGTCGTCGAGTCGACGACGGTGAACCCGTACGCGCCGGTCGAGCACCACGCGGCGAGCCTCGCCGACGCGGACCGCGCCCGACTGTTGCTCCCGACCATCAGCGCGAAACCGATCGAGACGGCCCGCGATGCCATCGAATCGGGGGCGGTCTTCGAGCTGATCGTCACGGAGTCAGTCGCGGAGACGTTGCGGACTGGGTCGCCGACCGCGGAGGCGTTCGCACCCGTCACGGCCACCGACGCGATCACCGTTTCCGTGACCGACGACGTCGTTCCGTTCTACCTGGGAATCGTCGACGCTGCCGTCCAGATCGGCGTGACCGACGACAGCGGACTGCCGACGGCACTCCTCGAGTCGACGGATGCGGCGCTCAGAACGTGGGCGATCGATCGGTTCGACGCGTTCGACCGGCGATCGACGGCCGTCGAATTCGGTCGGTAG